GCTCACCCGGGAGGGTGGCAAGGACCTGATCGACGAGCTCGCCCGCAAGTACCGCGGCGAGAGCGAATACCGCTACGACGGCCCCGATGACGTGCGCGTGGTCGTCCGGCTCACCCCCCGCAAGGTGGTCGGGAACGCCTGAGCGGAGCGTGTCGCTCCGGTTGGCGACACGCCTGTCATGACCCTGCGACGGGATTGACATCCCGGATTGTCGTGGGGCACCCCTTGCTGCCCACTACGCTTGACGCTGTGAGCATTCGTCTGTACGACACCGACGCCCGCCAGGTACGCGACTTCGTCCCGCTTGTACCGGGTTGTGTCTCGATCTACCTGTGCGGCGCCACCGTCCAGGCACCACCGCACATCGGGCACATCCGGTCCGGCCTCAACTTCGACGTCATGCAGCGGTGGTTCGCCTACCGCGGCTACCAGGTGACGTTCGTGCGCAACGTCACGGACATCGACGACAAGGTGATCGCCAAGGAGCGCGAGCTCGGCACGCCCTGGTGGCAGATCGCCTACGCCAACGAGCGCGCCTTCAACGACGGCTACTCGGCGCTCGGCTGCCTGCCGCCGAGCGTGGAGCCGCGGGCCACCGGCCACGTCCCCGAGATGATCGAGATGATGCAGGCGCTCATCGCCAAGGGGCACGCCTACGAGGCCCACGGCAACGTCTACTTCGACGTCAAGTCCTTCCCCGGCTATCTCGGGCTCTCCAACCAGAAGATCGACAGCCTCCGCCAGCCGGCGGGCGAGGGCGAGACCGGCAAGCGCGACCACCGCGACTTCGCGATGTGGAAGTCCGTGAAGCCGGGTGAGCCGAGCTGGCACACCCCCTGGGGCAGCGGCCGGCCCGGCTGGCACCTGGAGTGCTCCGCCATGGCGCACAAGTACCTCGGCGGGGCCTTCGACATCCACGGCGGCGGGATCGACCTGATCTTCCCGCACCACGAGAACGAGATCGCCCAGTCGAAGGCGTTCGGCGACGACTTCGCCAACTTCTGGGTGCACAACGCCTGGGTCACCATGAGCGGCGAGAAGATGAGCAAGTCGCTCGGCAACTCGGTGCTGGTCTCGGAGATGGTCGCCCGCTGGCGCCCGATCGTGCTCCGGTACTACCTGGCGGCCCCGCACTACCGCTCGACCATCGAGTACAGCGAGGAGTCGCTGCGCGAGGCCGAGGCCGGCTTCGGTCGGATCGAGGGCTTCGTCCAGCGGGTCGTGGAACGCTGCGGGCCCGTCGAGGCGGCGCCCGAGGTGCCGCCGGCCTTCGCCGAGGCGATGGACGACGACCTGGGCGTTCCGCAGGCGCTCGCCATCGTGCACACCGCCGTCCGGCAGGGGAACAGCGCGCTGACGGCGGACGACAAGGAGAACGCGGTAGCACGTTTGGCCGAGGTCCGTGCGATGCTCGGAGTGCTGGGTCTCGACCCGCTCGACCCGCACTGGGCCGGCGCGGAGCGCGGCGAGGACCTCCACGGCGTGGTCGACTCGCTGGTCCGGCTGGTCCTGGACCAGCGGCAGGCGGCCCGGGCGCGCAAGGACTTCGCCACCGCGGACGCCATCCGCGACCAGCTCGGCCTGGCCGGGCTGGTGATCGAGGACACCCCGTCCGGCCCGCGCTGGACGATCGGCAACCCGTAGCACGCGGGCCCGCGAGTCGCGGAAACCCGTCACACTTGGTAACCAGTAACCCCTTCCCAGGGGTGAGGGTGGGCCGTACCGGACCGGTACGGCCCTCCCTCCTTGTCCGGCCGACCGGGATTCTCCCGCCGGCCGGACGAGGAGGGCCCACGCAGGACGAAGAGCATGTCGCAGTGAGGCATGCCGGACAGACAGGAAGTAAGGCCATGGCCGGCAACAGTGCACGCAGGAACCGCCGCAACCCCGGGTCGAAGAAGGGCGCGAGTGTCGGTACCGGCGGCCACAGCCGGAAGGCACTGCAGGGCAAGGGTCCGACGCCGCCCGCCTCGGCGCGCAAGGGCCACGTCAAGCAGCGGCAGGCCAACGCGGCCGTCAAGCGCGAGATGGACGCCAAGTCCCGGGCCGGCATGCGCCGCAGCGGCGGCGGCGGCCGTGGCGGCCGTGGCGGCGCCGGCGCCGCCGAGCTGGTCGTGGGCCGCAACTCGGTGGTCGAGGCGCTGCAGGGCGGCGTGCCCGCCACCGCGCTCTACGTCATGCAGTTCATCGACACCGACGACCGGGTCCGCGAGGCCTTCCAGGCCGCCAACGAGCGGGGCATCCCGCTGATGGAGGCCCCGCGCGCGCAGCTGGACCAGATGACCAGCGGCCTGAACCACCAGGGCCTGGTGCTGCAGGTGCCGCCGTACGAGTACGCGCACCCGGAGGACCTGCTGGGTGTCGCGGCCGACCTCGGCCAGGACGCGCTGATCATGGCACTGGACGGCGTGACGGACTCCCGCAACCTCGGCGCGGTGGTCCGCTCCGCCGCCGCCTTCGGCGCGCACGGCGTGGTCATCCCCGAGCGTCGGGCGGCCGGTATGACGGCGGGCGCCTGGAAGACCTCCTCGGGTGCGGCGGCGCGCCTGCAGGTGGCACGCGCCACCAACCTGACCCGCGCGCTGGAGGCGTACCAGAAGGCCGGCTGCCTGGTGGTCGGCCTGGCCGCCGACGGCGAGTCCGAGGTCGGTGACCTGGAGGCGCTCACCGGGCCGGTCGTCGTCGTCGCGGGCAGCGAGGGCAAGGGTCTGTCCCGCCTGGTCTCGGAGACCTGTGACATCCGGGTGCGGATCCCGATGCCGGGTGCCACCGAGTCGCTGAACGCCGGTGTCGCGGCGGGCATCGTGCTCTACGAGGCGGCCCGTCTGCGGTCCCGCACGTCCTGACCTGTACAGGTTTGAGTGAAAGCGATCGGGCCCGATCGGGCTCGATCGCTTTTCTCATGATCACTTCAAGTGGCCGCCAAGAATCCACCCGGGAGAGTGTCCTAATCGGCCGTCACCCGGTTAGACGGGTGTGGACACCAGAACACCTCGGTTCCCCGGGCAGGGCGGCGCGGCGGGGATAGATTCCGGCCCCGGTCTCAACACGGTCAAGGTACCGTCCGACCCCGCCCGGCTGAGCAGCACCCAGGCGAGCTTCCGGCTCAGACTCGGCGCCCCCGTGGCGCCGCTGATCGACGCCCCTACCGACCTGCTGTCGTACGGCGCCGCCTTCGGCGACCCGTACGCGAGCCAGGGCTTCATCCGGCGGCCGCTGGTCACCCCGCAGGTGGTGGTCGACAGTGCCGACGCCCCCCTGCTCGCGGGGGCGGCCGTCGGCGCGCCCCGGCGCAAGGGGCGGGTCACCGCCGTCACCTGGACGGGCCAGGCCGCGCCCGGCGACGTCGCGGCCACCCGGCTGCTGGACGCCGTCCGGCTCAGCACCGTGCCCGCCCCGGCCGGCGCCGGCCGGGGGCCCTCCGGCGCCCTGGCGGAGGACGACACCCAGGTGATCCAGCCGTACGGCGGATCGGCGACCGTGCCCCGGCAGACCGGCTCCCCGCAGGCGGGCCGCGGCAGCACCCGCCCGGAGCCGAAGGCCTGGAGCCCGGCCGGCGAGCTGCCCGAGGTCACCGCGGCGGCGGCCGGGGACTCCCGGCACGCCCGGTACCCGGGCCGCCGGGTCGACCTCGGCCTGGTCCTGCTCCCGCTGCGGGTGGTCCTCGGATCGCTGTCCGTCTTCGCCGGGTTCAGCAAGCTCTGCAACCCGGTGTACTTCGACGGCGGCGACCGCGGCTCGATGATGCGCTGGCTCGCCTCGCTGCACCCCTGGGGGGTCGCCGAGCCACTGCTGAACTTCGCCATGGCCCACCCGGTCGGAGCCGGCCTCGGGGTCGCCTTCACCGAGATCGTGGTCGGCGTGCTGTCCATCCTCGGCCTCTGGCAGCGGTTCGCGGCCGGCGCCGCCATGCTGCTCTCCGCCGCGCTGCTGTTCACGGTCAGCTGGCGGGCCGTGCCGGTCTACGACACCCCCGACCTGATCTTCCTGGTGGCCTGGAGCCCCCTGCTGATCGCCGGCGCGCCGTTCGGCTCGCTGGACGGGCGGCTGGCGCTGGAGGCCTGGCGGCGCCACGGCGCCGGCGCACCGGGCGCTTTGCGGCGGCGGGTCCTGCGCCGGGGCGCCGTGATCACCTCGCTGGTGGTGGGGCTCACCCTGCTGCTTGGGTCGATGCTCGGCGCGGCCGTCCGTACCGGCGGCCGCCCGGATCCGCGACCGGCCGGTCCGGACAGCGACTACGGCACACCGGTCTGGCCGGGTGGCGCCTCGGCGAAGCCGAGCACCCCGTCGACGCCGTCCGCCAAGCCGTCGCCCTCGGCGTCGCACTCGCCCAGTGCGGGTGCCACGCCCTCCGGCGGGGCGTCACCGAAGGGGAGTCCGAGCGCCAAGCCGAGGGCGGGCAAGTCCGACGCCCCGTCGACCGCCGCCTCGAACCCGCCCGCCAAGACCACGCCCAGCGGTCGCAGCACCGCTCCGGGCGGGGCGGCGTCCAAGCCCAGCCCGTCCAGCAGCGGCGGCCTGCTCGGCGGCGTCCTGGGCAGCGGCCCGCTGGCCGAGCTGCCCAGCGGCCTGGGCGCCCAGGGTCGGCAGCAGCCGGGCGCGGGGACGTCGACCTGACGGATCCATCCCCCGGCGGCGCCGCCTTCGTGACGGCCCGCCACGGACCGACGACGAGCCGGCCGGACACCCCTCGGGGGCGTCCGGCCGGCTCGCTCGTTGTGGCGCCCGTGGCGGGCCGCCGGGCGTCCCGTCGCCGGTCCGTGCGGTGTCCTGCGGGTCGTCCTGCCCGTGGTCCTGCCTGGCGTCCTGCGGGTCGTCCTGCCCGTGGTCCTGCCTGGCGTCCTGCGGGGGGGTCAGCGCGCCCCGGCGCCCGCGCCGGACGCCAGTTCCTTGGCGGCCTCGGTGAGGTCCTTGGCGGTGTCGATGGCCCGCCAGTAGACGCCCTGGGGGAGCTGGTAGCCCGCCAGCCGCTTGCCTCGCGCCAGTTGGGGGAAGGTCGTCCGCTCGTGGTCCCCGACGTCCGGCAGGAGCGCGGCGAACTCGGGGCTGAAGACGTACAGGCCGGCGTTGATCAGGAACGGCGACGGCGGTGCCTCGATGAAGTCCAGGACGTTGCCGAACTGATCGGTCTCCACGGCGCCCCACGGGATCCGCGGACGGGCCAGCGCGAGCGTCGCGACGGCGTCCCGCTCGTGGTGGAAGGCCGCCATGTCGCGCAGGCTGAAACGGGTCCAGATGTCGCCGTTGGTGGCGTACCAGGGCTCGTCCGGGCGCGGCAGGGCGCGGGCGGCGTACTTGAGCCCGCCGCCCCGGCCCAGCGGCTCGTTCTCCACCACGGTGCTGACGTTCAGCGGCAGGTCGGCCTGGTCGAGCCACTCCTGCAGCACCTCGGCCAGATGGCCGCAGGAGATCACCGCGTCCGTCACCCCCTCGGCCGCCAGCCAGGCCAGCTGGTGCCCGACGATCGGGGTGCCGGTGCCGGGGATCTCCACCAGCGGCTTCGGGCGGTCGTCGGTGTAGGGGCGCAGTCGGGAGCCCTGCCCGCCGGCCAGGATCACTGCCTGGGTGACGGTGGACGCGACGAGGTGGGCTGAGTCAGCGGTCATGCGGTAACCATAGATCCGCGCGCGGCCGGAGCCGCGGCAGTGCGGCGGGCGCCGACGCCTGCCGGCGCCAGGAGGGGAGCGCAGGTGCCGGGGTCGCCGTGCGGTGCTGCGGCGTGGAGCGGTGGTGCGGCGCGCAAGCGGGCGCGCCGACGGACGGGGGTGGGCCGACGGGCGGTCGGCAGGCCCGCGCGGGCGGGCGGCGCGTGTGGGCTGCCGGGTGGGCGCTGCCGGGGTTCGGTCCGCCGAGCTCAGCCGGTGGCGCCGGAGGCGAACGAGCCGTCGCAGACCGGGCGCGCGAAGGAACGTGCCCGCTGGACGTCGCCCTGGTACTTGCGCACCGCCGCCTTGCCCAGATCCACCGCGAGCGAGCTGCAGTAGGGCGTGAGAGACGGCTTCTCGCGCATCGTGCGCTCCAGCAGGTCGAGCGCGGTACCGGGGTTGTTGGCGCGGAGCTCGTCCAGGAGGTCGGCGCGCAGGGCGTCCTGCGGGGCGAGGCCCTGTCCGGAGGTGTTACCGGCGGCGGCGCGCCCGATACCGGCGCCGTCGTTGCTCGACGCCGCGACCACCTGCTGGTCGAGCGAGGTCGGCGGGGCCCAGGGCACCCGGGTCACGGCGAGGGTACCGGTGGTCACCAGGATCACGGGCAGGGTGAGGGCTACGGTCTGGCCGATGCGGCGAACAAGCTGATTCACGCTCAGGAGCGTAGCGCTGGGTATGTCCGATATCGCACTCCGTTACCCCAACGAGTGACGCGTGTCCCGATTCGTCCCGCCACCGTGTTGACGTGCGGGCTCGATCGCTCGGACGGGCTTTCGGCACCGGCGTGCCCCGGTGCCGGCTCCTCGGCCGGGGTGGCCGCGCAGGTGGCCCGGTGCCGACGCCTGCGCGAGCGCGTCCGGGTACGACCGAGCCCTGCCGGACCGCCGTCCGGCAGGGCTCAGTCGTCTGTGGAGCTGTCAATCTGTCGCGCTGTGAGCTTCGGCGTGGGACGCCGGAGGGCTCAGGCGCTCAGGCGGGCACCCGTGCTGCTGGAGAACACGTGGGTCTCGTGGCCGATCGGCACGACGTGGATGGTCTCGCCG
The sequence above is drawn from the Kitasatospora sp. NBC_00315 genome and encodes:
- the cysS gene encoding cysteine--tRNA ligase; the protein is MSIRLYDTDARQVRDFVPLVPGCVSIYLCGATVQAPPHIGHIRSGLNFDVMQRWFAYRGYQVTFVRNVTDIDDKVIAKERELGTPWWQIAYANERAFNDGYSALGCLPPSVEPRATGHVPEMIEMMQALIAKGHAYEAHGNVYFDVKSFPGYLGLSNQKIDSLRQPAGEGETGKRDHRDFAMWKSVKPGEPSWHTPWGSGRPGWHLECSAMAHKYLGGAFDIHGGGIDLIFPHHENEIAQSKAFGDDFANFWVHNAWVTMSGEKMSKSLGNSVLVSEMVARWRPIVLRYYLAAPHYRSTIEYSEESLREAEAGFGRIEGFVQRVVERCGPVEAAPEVPPAFAEAMDDDLGVPQALAIVHTAVRQGNSALTADDKENAVARLAEVRAMLGVLGLDPLDPHWAGAERGEDLHGVVDSLVRLVLDQRQAARARKDFATADAIRDQLGLAGLVIEDTPSGPRWTIGNP
- the rlmB gene encoding 23S rRNA (guanosine(2251)-2'-O)-methyltransferase RlmB — its product is MAGNSARRNRRNPGSKKGASVGTGGHSRKALQGKGPTPPASARKGHVKQRQANAAVKREMDAKSRAGMRRSGGGGRGGRGGAGAAELVVGRNSVVEALQGGVPATALYVMQFIDTDDRVREAFQAANERGIPLMEAPRAQLDQMTSGLNHQGLVLQVPPYEYAHPEDLLGVAADLGQDALIMALDGVTDSRNLGAVVRSAAAFGAHGVVIPERRAAGMTAGAWKTSSGAAARLQVARATNLTRALEAYQKAGCLVVGLAADGESEVGDLEALTGPVVVVAGSEGKGLSRLVSETCDIRVRIPMPGATESLNAGVAAGIVLYEAARLRSRTS
- a CDS encoding DoxX family membrane protein; protein product: MAPLIDAPTDLLSYGAAFGDPYASQGFIRRPLVTPQVVVDSADAPLLAGAAVGAPRRKGRVTAVTWTGQAAPGDVAATRLLDAVRLSTVPAPAGAGRGPSGALAEDDTQVIQPYGGSATVPRQTGSPQAGRGSTRPEPKAWSPAGELPEVTAAAAGDSRHARYPGRRVDLGLVLLPLRVVLGSLSVFAGFSKLCNPVYFDGGDRGSMMRWLASLHPWGVAEPLLNFAMAHPVGAGLGVAFTEIVVGVLSILGLWQRFAAGAAMLLSAALLFTVSWRAVPVYDTPDLIFLVAWSPLLIAGAPFGSLDGRLALEAWRRHGAGAPGALRRRVLRRGAVITSLVVGLTLLLGSMLGAAVRTGGRPDPRPAGPDSDYGTPVWPGGASAKPSTPSTPSAKPSPSASHSPSAGATPSGGASPKGSPSAKPRAGKSDAPSTAASNPPAKTTPSGRSTAPGGAASKPSPSSSGGLLGGVLGSGPLAELPSGLGAQGRQQPGAGTST
- a CDS encoding NDP-sugar synthase encodes the protein MTADSAHLVASTVTQAVILAGGQGSRLRPYTDDRPKPLVEIPGTGTPIVGHQLAWLAAEGVTDAVISCGHLAEVLQEWLDQADLPLNVSTVVENEPLGRGGGLKYAARALPRPDEPWYATNGDIWTRFSLRDMAAFHHERDAVATLALARPRIPWGAVETDQFGNVLDFIEAPPSPFLINAGLYVFSPEFAALLPDVGDHERTTFPQLARGKRLAGYQLPQGVYWRAIDTAKDLTEAAKELASGAGAGAR